Part of the Sulfuriflexus mobilis genome is shown below.
GCAAACGCGTGACTAGACGTGTTGTTGTGACTGGCCTCGGTATTGTTTCGCCAGTTGGACTAAATATTAAAAATTCATGGGATAACATTCTTGCCGGCAAGAGTGGTATCACCCCGATCACCCATTTTGATGCCTCGGCCTTTGCCACGCAGTTCAGTGGTTCGGTGAAAGAGTTTGATGTCACCGAATACATGTCGGCCAAGGAAGCCCGCAAGATGGATACCTTTATCCATTACGGTATTGCCGCCGGCACTCAGGCCCTGAAAGACTCCGGCCTCGAAGTCACTGAAGAGAACGCTCATCGTATCGGTGTTTCGATAGGCTCGGGTATCGGTGGTCTGGCGGGTATCGAAAAGGGCCATGACGCCTATCTGAAGGGTGGGCCTCGAAAGATTTCGCCTTTCTTTGTTCCCAGTAACATCATTAACATGATCTCGGGTAACTTCTCGATCATGCATGGTCTGAAGGGTCCGAACATCGCGATTGTTACCGCCTGCACCACGGGCACACACAGTGTTGGTGATGCCGGTCGTATGATCGCGCACGGTGATGCCGATGTTATGGTTGCCGGTGGTGCCGAAATGGCCACCTCGCCAATGGGGCTGGGCGGTTTTTGTTCCGCGCGCGCACTCTCATCACGCAATGACAGTCCAGAAACCGCCAGCCGTCCTTGGGACAAGGACCGTGACGGTTTTGTTCTCGGTGATGGTGCCGGTGTGCTGGTGTTGGAGGAATACGAACACGCCAGGGCACGTGGCGCGAAGATTTATGCCGAGTTAACCGGTTTTGGTATGAGTGGTGATGCCTATCACATGACCTCACCCTCCGAAGGTGGTGAAGGTGCCATGCGCTGTATGCAAAACGCCATGAATGATGCCGGTATCAATGCCGATGCAGTCGACTACATTAATGCTCACGGCACCTCGACACCGGCCGGTGATGTCGCCGAGACCATGGCGATGAAAGGGGCCTTCGGCGGGCACGCCAGTAAACTGGCGGTCAGTTCCACCAAGTCCATGACCGGCCATTTGCTCGGTGCCGCGGGGGGCATCGAGGCGGTCTTTACCTGTCTGGCCATTCGTGATCAGGTGGCACCACCGACCATAAACATCTTTAACCAGGACCCGGAGTGTGATCTTGACTATGTGCCGGACACGGCGCGTGAGATGAAGATTGATGTTGCCATGTCCAACTCGTTTGGTTTTGGCGGCACCAATGGCACGGTCATCTTCCGCAGGCTCGATTAAGACTGACATCGCTGGTTGCGCTCCGGCAGCGATGCAATCCATGAATACCCACAACCGGGAATCCTCTGCAAGCGTCACTTTTATTGAACCTGTGGAGGGTTTCCCGGACTTGCTGGCCCTGCACGAGGCCAATCCACAGCGTTATCCCTATCTGCTGGAAAGTGTCGCCCACGGTAACCCGCAGGCACGCTATGACATCCTGTTTGCCTTTCCCGGTGAGTCGCTGGTGCTGGATGCCGACATGCACCTGCATGCCGACACACGCCGGCCTGAGGGTAATGACTTTCTGTCTAATCTCGATGCCTGGTGGCGGGAGGAACAACAACCCTCAAGCCTTGACCAGGAACTGCCGTTTCGCGGCGGCTGGTTTATCTTTCTGGCCTATGAACTGGCAGGGCAGATTGAACCGGTACTGGATTTGCCGCGTGCTGAAAAACTTCTACCGACAGCCCTGGCAACACGTATTCCACTTGCCCTGGTTCGTGACCATGTCACGGAACGTTGCTGGCTGGTCGGCGAAAATGTCCAGCATGAAAAGGCTGCATTGGTGCATGCTGATCTTGATGGCCTGGTACCGCCGGCGACGAGTACAACGCCAGTAGAGTGCAGACTTGAGGAGGAAGCTGGCGATACCTATATCGAGGCTGTTGAAAAAATTCGCCGTTATATTGTTGATGGCGATGTCTTCCAGGTTAACCTGTCGAGAAAGTGGCAGGGTGAGATTGATGAAGGCTTCAGCGATGCCAACCTGTATCGCGCTCTTCGCAGAAATAACCCGGCACCGTTTGCCGGTCTGATGCATTTCAACGGCAGTAGTGTGATCAGCTCTTCGCCAGAGCGGCTGGTCCAGGTGCATCGTCGCCATGTCGAGACACGACCCATTGCCGGTACCCGGCCACGCGGTGAGGCCATGGCTACCGACCGCGCACTCTCTGAGGAGCTACTGGCCCATCCCAAGGAACGTGCCGAACATATTATGCTTATCGACCTGGAACGTAATGACCTTGGCCGGGTTTGTGAACCGGGTTCGGTTGAGGTGAATGAGCTCATGGTGCTGGAATCGTATGCCCATGTGCATCACATTGTCTCCAATGTACGGGGCGAACTGCGTGAAGCTGTGACGCCGGGCCAAGTCATCGCCGCCACCTTCCCGGGTGGCACTATCACCGGTTGCCCCAAGGTACGCTGCATGGCGATCATCGCCGAGCTCGAACACAGCCCGCGAGAGGCTTATACTGGTTCTATGGGTTATCTGAATCTCGATGGTGATATGGACCTGAATATCCTGATCCGCACGATGATACGCCGCGGTAAGCAGATCAGCCTGCGCGCCGGTGCGGGCATTGTCGCCGACTCTGTTCCACATGCCGAGTTGCAGGAAACCCGTGCCAAGGCGCGTGGCCTGTTACGGGCACTGGGTTTGGGGGAGTCCTGAGATGATGCTGATTAACGGTGTTGCCACCCATACGCTGCCGGCCACGGACCGGGCCGTGCAGTATGGTGACGGTGTGTTTGAAACCATCGCCGTCTTTCGTGGTGAGCCCCGTGCCTGGCATCGCCACATGCGGCGACTGTTTGTCGGTTGTGCCAAACTGGGTATTCCTCAGCCGGATACCGAGCAGCTCAGGGCCGAGGTCAGCCGGTTATATAAAGCCTCGGGCGAGGGTCAGGAACGTGGGGTCTTGAAGATCATCATCAGTCGGGGGAGTGATGGGCGTGGCTATCGACCACCGTCTAGCCCCTCACCGACACGCATCCTCGCGCTGTACCCGTGGCCGACGCATACCTCTGAGTGGTACAAGCTCGGCATCCGCCTGCATGTTTGTGAAACGCCGCTGTCCTGCAATCCTGCCCTGGCGGGGATTAAACATCTTAACCGTCTGGAAAATATCCTTGCCGCGAGTGAATGGCAGGAGCAGGGTATTGCCGAAGGCCTGATGTGTGATATGCAGGGCAAGGCTATTGAAGGTACCATGACGAATATCTTTGCCGTCTTTGATAACAGTCTGCATACCCCTGATCTGCGTCACTGTGGTGTTGCCGGTACGATGCGTGCCCGCGTTATCGAGGCGGCGGTTGAGCTGGGTGTTAAGGTCAGTGAGCGCAGCATCAACATGGAAGAACTGTTTACGGCCAATGAATTATTTGTGTGTAACAGTATTTTAAATATTGTCGGTGTCCGGCAGCTGGCGAATCACCCGTATGTGGCCCCTGGCGAGATGACACGCCGCCTGGCTGCGGTAACGCGAGACAGGGAATAAAGGACGGTTACGTGCAAGCACTGCTGCGAAAGGGTATTGGTCTATCGATTATTATTGTCAGTTTTTTACTGGGCTGGCAGTTATGGGAATACGACCTTTTTAAGAAGCGGCCACTCACGGTCCCGGAACAGGGGCAGCGTATCAACATTCGTCCCGGCACACCCTTCAAGCTCGTCACGCGTTCCCTGGCGGATAACGGCATCATTAAAAAACCATACCTGCTTGAGTGGAGCGCACGCCTTCAGGGTAAGGCAGCGAAGATCCAGGCCGGTGAATACCAGATTGCCCACGGCATGTTGCCCGGAGAGTTTCTCGACATGCTGGTGGCTGGCAAGGTGGTGCAATACAGCTTTACCCTGGTTGAGGGCTGGAATGTTCGCCAGCTGCTGGCGGCGCTAAAGCAGAACCCGGATATCAGTCAGACCCTGATGAGCCCGGATGCCGGACAACTCATGCACGAGCTCGGGCTGGACAAGGCGCATGCCGAAGGCTGGTTTTTCCCTGACACCTATCACTTCGTGCGTGACACGACTGACAAGGCCCTGTTACAACGTGCCTATGCCACCATGCAAAAGCAGCTCGATGAGCAGTGGCAACAACGTGCACCCGGTTTGCCGTATAGCAGTCCTTATGAGGCACTGATCATGGCCTCGATTATCGAGAAGGAAACCGGTGTTGTTGAAGAACGACAACAGATCGCGGGGGTGTTCGTGCGGCGGTTGCAAAAGGGTATGCGCCTGCAGACCGACCCGACGGTGATTTATGGTATCGGCGAGACGTATGATGGCAATATCCGTCGTAAGGACCTGACTACCGACACGCCCTATAACACCTATACCCGTGGCGGGCTGCCTCCCACACCGATTGCGATGCCGGGCCTGGCGGCTATCCATGCCGCCCTGCACCCGGCACAAGGCGATAGTTTATATTTTGTTGCCAGTGGCGGCGGGGCACATGTGTTTTCTGCTACGCTGGAGCAGCACAACGAGGCCGTTATCAAATACCAGTTAAAGGGTAAACGACGTGCATTCTCATCCCATCCTGAGGGCAAGAACAACAAGGGCAAGCCATGAAGGGGCGTTTCATTACGATCGAAGGCACTGAGGGTGTTGGCAAGACGACCAATATCGAGTTTATTCATTCCCTTCTCAAGGAGGCCGGCCGCGAGGTCGTGCTGACGCGCGAGCCGGGGGGCACGCCCATCGGTGAAGAGGTGCGTGAATTATTACTCGGTCACAAGCACGATGGCATGAGTGATGATACCGAGCTGCTGCTCATGTTTGCGGCCCGTGCCGAACACCTCGACAAGGTCATACGCCCGGCACTGGAAGCGGGCAAGGATGTGCTCTGTGATCGTTTTACCGATGCCACCTATGCCTATCAGGGTGGGGGGCGCGGGATTGCGCTGGAACACATCGCCGTACTGGAAAACTGGGTGCAGGGTGAACTGCGTCCGGACCTGACCTTGTTACTGGATGTGCCGGTGGCCATCGGCCTGCAACGTGCCGGCCAGCGCAGTGCGCCTGACCGCTTTGAGAAAGAAAAACATGAATTCTTCGAGCGGGTGCGCCAGATGTATCTGCAACGCGCGAGGGCCGAGTCACAACGTTACCGTATTATTGATGCCAGCCAGCCATTGGACGCGGTGCAGGCACAAATCCACGCTGCCCTGCAGGGCGGTGTATAATTACGGTTATGGAATATTTACCCTGGCAAACAGACCCCTGGCAATCGCTGCAACAACGTCGCCGCGCCGGTCGCATGCCGCATGCCCTGCTGCTTAGCGGGCCTGCCGGGATCGGTAAGTACGCATTTGCGCAGGCGCTCGCCAGGAGCCTGTTATGCCAGTCACCGACGGAGGCGGGCAGTGCCTGTGGCCACTGCAAGGCCTGTGAGCTACTGGCGGCCGGCAGTCATCCGGACTGGATGAGTATCGTGCCGGAGGAAGAGGGTAAGGCCATCAAGGTCGATCAGGTTCGCAGCCTGGCAGAATTTACCGCACTGCATGCCCATTATAGCGGTTACAAGGTCATTATCCTGCAGCCAGCCGAGCACATGAACCACGCCGCCGCCAATAGCCTGCTCAAGACCCTCGAGGAACCAAGTGCCGATACCCTGTTATTGCTTGTCAGCGCCCAGCCTCAGCGACTGTTGGCAACGATTCGCAGCCGTTGCCAACAACTGCATTTTACTGCCCCGGCAAAGGGCGAGGCCCTGACCTGGCTGCGGTCGCAAATCGCCAATGCGGATGTCGAGCACCTGCTGGAGATGGCCTCCGGGGCCCCACTGACGGCACTGAAAATGGCCGATAGCGGCCTGGACAAGGTCTTTGACGATAGCCTCAAGAGTATCGAGTCCCTGTCAAGCCGCCAGGGCGACCCGCTGCGGGTCGCCAGTGACTGGCAAAAGCAGGACGGAATGCAAACCCTGCACTGGTTTAGTGGCTGGGTCACCGATATGATACGACTGGCCAGTAGCCCGAATCCGCCGCACCTGGACTACGGTGCCCTGAGGCAACGTTTGCAAGCACTGGCAAAACGACTAGAATTAAATGCATTACACCGGTTTCTTGAACAGTTGAATGAAGCCAGAAGGCTGCTGGCGACCAGCCAGGTCAACCCGCAGCTGCTTTTCGAAGAATTACTGGTACGCTGGTCGGCCTTGCCGAGGCGCCAGGCGTAAAAGACAATAACAAACAGGTAGAAATTCATGGCAGCACCTAAAATGCCCGGCCGACAGGGTATCCTCTCCCTGACGATCAAGGACAAGAGCGCGCTGTATGCCGCCTATATGCCTTTTATCAAGAATGGTGGTTTATTTATCCCAACCAATAAAAGTTACGCGCTGGGGGACGAAGTCTTTATGCTCCTGACCCTGATGGAAGAGACCGAGAAGATACCGGTGGCCGGCAAGATCGTCTGGATCACCCCAAAGGGCGCGCAGGGTGCGCGCGCCGCCGGCGTCGGCGTACAGTTCAGTGACCTGGATAACGGCGCGGCACGCAACAAGATTGAGACCTACCTTGCCGGCGCCTTGCAATCGGACAGGACTACGCACACGATGTAGTCCTGACGTCACAGCGAATAGACAAGGCGTGCCCGGCGAATAGCCGTACACGCCTTTTTCTTGAACGACAGGAACAACCATGACTGCTTTACTTGTTGATTCACATTGCCACATCGACCTCATGGATTATGAGAAGCTCGGTGGCGACCCGGCCCAGGCCGTGGCTGCCGCGGAGGAAAACGGCGTCGGCCACATGCTCTGTGTCGCGGTGAACCTGGAGCAGTATCCATCGATGCGTGAAACCGTTAAGGATATGCCGAACGTGTATGTCTCTGTCGGCGTGCACCCGAATGAGTCAGAGGGTAAAGACCCGAGTATCGAAGAACTGGTTGCGCTGGCCGCCGATGACAAGGTCGTGGCGATTGGAGAAACCGGGCTGGATTATTTTCGCAGTGAAGGCGACCTTGAATGGCAGCGACAGCGTTTTCGCAGGCATATTGCAGCGGCCAAACAGACCGGTAAACCATTGATCATCCATAGCCGTGAGGCACGTGAGGACACCATTAAGGTGTTGCGTGAAGAACATGCTGAGGAAATCGGTGGTGTGATGCATTGTTTTGCCGAAGACTGGGACATGGCACAGCAGGCGATGGCGTTGGGATTTTATATTTCCTTTTCGGGGATTGTGACCTTCAAGAGTGCCACGACCCTGCAGGATGTGGCGAGACGTGTGCC
Proteins encoded:
- the fabF gene encoding beta-ketoacyl-ACP synthase II gives rise to the protein MTRRVVVTGLGIVSPVGLNIKNSWDNILAGKSGITPITHFDASAFATQFSGSVKEFDVTEYMSAKEARKMDTFIHYGIAAGTQALKDSGLEVTEENAHRIGVSIGSGIGGLAGIEKGHDAYLKGGPRKISPFFVPSNIINMISGNFSIMHGLKGPNIAIVTACTTGTHSVGDAGRMIAHGDADVMVAGGAEMATSPMGLGGFCSARALSSRNDSPETASRPWDKDRDGFVLGDGAGVLVLEEYEHARARGAKIYAELTGFGMSGDAYHMTSPSEGGEGAMRCMQNAMNDAGINADAVDYINAHGTSTPAGDVAETMAMKGAFGGHASKLAVSSTKSMTGHLLGAAGGIEAVFTCLAIRDQVAPPTINIFNQDPECDLDYVPDTAREMKIDVAMSNSFGFGGTNGTVIFRRLD
- a CDS encoding aminodeoxychorismate synthase component I, giving the protein MNTHNRESSASVTFIEPVEGFPDLLALHEANPQRYPYLLESVAHGNPQARYDILFAFPGESLVLDADMHLHADTRRPEGNDFLSNLDAWWREEQQPSSLDQELPFRGGWFIFLAYELAGQIEPVLDLPRAEKLLPTALATRIPLALVRDHVTERCWLVGENVQHEKAALVHADLDGLVPPATSTTPVECRLEEEAGDTYIEAVEKIRRYIVDGDVFQVNLSRKWQGEIDEGFSDANLYRALRRNNPAPFAGLMHFNGSSVISSSPERLVQVHRRHVETRPIAGTRPRGEAMATDRALSEELLAHPKERAEHIMLIDLERNDLGRVCEPGSVEVNELMVLESYAHVHHIVSNVRGELREAVTPGQVIAATFPGGTITGCPKVRCMAIIAELEHSPREAYTGSMGYLNLDGDMDLNILIRTMIRRGKQISLRAGAGIVADSVPHAELQETRAKARGLLRALGLGES
- the pabC gene encoding aminodeoxychorismate lyase translates to MMLINGVATHTLPATDRAVQYGDGVFETIAVFRGEPRAWHRHMRRLFVGCAKLGIPQPDTEQLRAEVSRLYKASGEGQERGVLKIIISRGSDGRGYRPPSSPSPTRILALYPWPTHTSEWYKLGIRLHVCETPLSCNPALAGIKHLNRLENILAASEWQEQGIAEGLMCDMQGKAIEGTMTNIFAVFDNSLHTPDLRHCGVAGTMRARVIEAAVELGVKVSERSINMEELFTANELFVCNSILNIVGVRQLANHPYVAPGEMTRRLAAVTRDRE
- the mltG gene encoding endolytic transglycosylase MltG → MQALLRKGIGLSIIIVSFLLGWQLWEYDLFKKRPLTVPEQGQRINIRPGTPFKLVTRSLADNGIIKKPYLLEWSARLQGKAAKIQAGEYQIAHGMLPGEFLDMLVAGKVVQYSFTLVEGWNVRQLLAALKQNPDISQTLMSPDAGQLMHELGLDKAHAEGWFFPDTYHFVRDTTDKALLQRAYATMQKQLDEQWQQRAPGLPYSSPYEALIMASIIEKETGVVEERQQIAGVFVRRLQKGMRLQTDPTVIYGIGETYDGNIRRKDLTTDTPYNTYTRGGLPPTPIAMPGLAAIHAALHPAQGDSLYFVASGGGAHVFSATLEQHNEAVIKYQLKGKRRAFSSHPEGKNNKGKP
- the tmk gene encoding dTMP kinase, coding for MKGRFITIEGTEGVGKTTNIEFIHSLLKEAGREVVLTREPGGTPIGEEVRELLLGHKHDGMSDDTELLLMFAARAEHLDKVIRPALEAGKDVLCDRFTDATYAYQGGGRGIALEHIAVLENWVQGELRPDLTLLLDVPVAIGLQRAGQRSAPDRFEKEKHEFFERVRQMYLQRARAESQRYRIIDASQPLDAVQAQIHAALQGGV
- a CDS encoding DNA polymerase III subunit delta', which encodes MEYLPWQTDPWQSLQQRRRAGRMPHALLLSGPAGIGKYAFAQALARSLLCQSPTEAGSACGHCKACELLAAGSHPDWMSIVPEEEGKAIKVDQVRSLAEFTALHAHYSGYKVIILQPAEHMNHAAANSLLKTLEEPSADTLLLLVSAQPQRLLATIRSRCQQLHFTAPAKGEALTWLRSQIANADVEHLLEMASGAPLTALKMADSGLDKVFDDSLKSIESLSSRQGDPLRVASDWQKQDGMQTLHWFSGWVTDMIRLASSPNPPHLDYGALRQRLQALAKRLELNALHRFLEQLNEARRLLATSQVNPQLLFEELLVRWSALPRRQA
- a CDS encoding PilZ domain-containing protein — its product is MAAPKMPGRQGILSLTIKDKSALYAAYMPFIKNGGLFIPTNKSYALGDEVFMLLTLMEETEKIPVAGKIVWITPKGAQGARAAGVGVQFSDLDNGAARNKIETYLAGALQSDRTTHTM
- a CDS encoding TatD family hydrolase; protein product: MTALLVDSHCHIDLMDYEKLGGDPAQAVAAAEENGVGHMLCVAVNLEQYPSMRETVKDMPNVYVSVGVHPNESEGKDPSIEELVALAADDKVVAIGETGLDYFRSEGDLEWQRQRFRRHIAAAKQTGKPLIIHSREAREDTIKVLREEHAEEIGGVMHCFAEDWDMAQQAMALGFYISFSGIVTFKSATTLQDVARRVPLDRMLVETDSPWLAPVPYRGKTNQPAYVKHVAEFIAELRGDSYQTIAAASTENFFRLFNSAHAVT